A DNA window from Pseudomonas wuhanensis contains the following coding sequences:
- a CDS encoding iron-containing alcohol dehydrogenase, translating into MSLSSFKIAHKLITGAGAIEQLAAELTRLDVDNPLIVTDAALVKSGTVELALAQLGERSYEIFDRVLPDPEIAIVEDCMRVYREGGHDGLIGLGGGSAIDIAKSVAAYAGYHGELQDLFGVDQVPRKGPPLIAIPTTAGTGSEVTNVAILSDKVAQLKKGIVSDYLLPDVALVSPQMTLTCPRSVTAASGVDALAHAIESYLSLNASPITDALAIGAIKLITKALPKAYANPSHLQAREDMATASLMAGMAFGNAGVGAVHALAYPLGGRFNIAHGVSNALLLPYVMTWNKMACVERMQDIAEAMGVKTAQLSANEAADKAVEAMTELCAAVEIPLGLRSFGVSEDAIPAMAVEAAGIERLMRNNPRKLSTVDIEKIYRAAY; encoded by the coding sequence ATGAGTCTTTCCTCTTTCAAAATTGCTCACAAACTGATCACTGGCGCAGGTGCCATCGAGCAACTGGCGGCAGAGCTCACACGCCTGGATGTCGACAACCCGCTGATCGTTACCGACGCTGCTCTGGTCAAGTCCGGCACGGTAGAGCTGGCGCTGGCGCAGCTGGGCGAGCGCAGTTACGAGATTTTCGACCGGGTGTTGCCGGACCCGGAAATCGCCATCGTCGAAGATTGCATGCGGGTTTACCGTGAAGGCGGGCATGACGGGCTGATCGGCCTGGGCGGTGGCAGTGCCATCGACATCGCCAAGAGTGTTGCAGCCTATGCCGGTTACCACGGCGAGCTGCAGGACTTGTTCGGCGTCGATCAGGTGCCGCGCAAAGGCCCACCGCTGATTGCCATCCCGACCACTGCCGGCACCGGTTCGGAAGTGACTAACGTTGCGATTCTTTCCGACAAGGTCGCGCAGTTGAAGAAGGGCATCGTCAGCGATTACCTGCTGCCTGACGTGGCGCTGGTCAGTCCGCAAATGACCCTGACCTGCCCGCGCAGTGTCACCGCCGCCAGTGGCGTCGATGCGCTGGCGCACGCCATCGAGTCCTATCTTTCGCTCAATGCCTCGCCAATCACCGATGCCCTGGCCATTGGCGCGATCAAACTGATTACCAAAGCGCTGCCCAAGGCCTACGCCAATCCATCCCATCTGCAAGCCCGCGAAGACATGGCCACCGCCAGCCTGATGGCCGGCATGGCGTTCGGCAATGCCGGGGTCGGCGCGGTGCATGCGTTGGCGTACCCACTGGGCGGGCGGTTCAATATTGCCCATGGCGTCAGCAATGCCTTGCTGCTGCCTTATGTCATGACCTGGAACAAGATGGCTTGCGTGGAGCGTATGCAGGATATTGCCGAAGCCATGGGGGTGAAGACTGCTCAGTTGAGCGCGAACGAAGCGGCGGACAAAGCCGTGGAGGCGATGACCGAGCTGTGCGCCGCGGTGGAAATCCCGTTGGGCCTGCGCAGTTTCGGGGTGTCCGAGGACGCGATCCCGGCCATGGCCGTTGAAGCCGCCGGCATCGAGCGCCTGATGCGCAATAATCCGCGCAAGCTGAGCACCGTCGATATCGAGAAGATCTACCGAGCGGCCTATTAA
- the rpe gene encoding ribulose-phosphate 3-epimerase, protein MQPFVIAPSILSADFARLGEEVDNVLAAGADFVHFDVMDNHYVPNLTIGPMVCSALRKYGVTAPIDAHLMVSPVDRIVGDFIEAGATYITFHPEATLHVDRSLQLIREGGCKAGLVFNPATPLDVLKYVMDKVDMILLMSVNPGFGGQKFIPATLDKLREARALIDASGRDIRLEIDGGVNVNNIREIAAAGADTFVAGSAIFNAPNYQEVIEKMRSELALARP, encoded by the coding sequence ATGCAGCCCTTCGTCATTGCTCCGTCGATTCTCTCCGCCGACTTCGCCCGCCTGGGCGAGGAAGTGGACAACGTCCTGGCCGCCGGCGCCGACTTCGTGCACTTCGATGTCATGGACAACCACTACGTGCCAAACCTGACCATCGGCCCGATGGTGTGCTCCGCGCTGCGCAAGTACGGCGTGACCGCGCCGATCGACGCACACCTGATGGTCAGCCCGGTGGACCGCATCGTCGGTGACTTCATCGAGGCCGGCGCGACCTACATCACCTTCCACCCGGAAGCCACGCTACACGTCGACCGTTCCCTGCAACTGATCCGTGAAGGCGGCTGCAAGGCAGGCCTGGTGTTCAACCCGGCGACCCCGCTGGACGTGCTCAAGTACGTGATGGACAAGGTCGACATGATCCTGCTGATGAGCGTCAACCCGGGCTTCGGCGGGCAAAAGTTCATTCCGGCCACCCTCGACAAGCTGCGTGAGGCACGAGCGCTGATCGATGCTTCCGGGCGTGACATTCGCCTGGAGATCGACGGCGGGGTGAACGTGAATAACATTCGTGAAATCGCGGCGGCGGGTGCTGACACCTTTGTCGCCGGTTCGGCGATCTTCAATGCGCCGAACTATCAGGAAGTGATTGAAAAAATGCGTTCCGAACTGGCGTTGGCTCGCCCATGA
- a CDS encoding phosphoglycolate phosphatase, translating to MSGFEQLFPGRLPRLVMFDLDGTLVDSVPDLAAAVDNMLLKLGRQPAGIGSVREWVGNGVHMLVRRALANHIDGEGVDEVEAEHALELFNGFYEDGHELTVVYPGVRDTLKWLNKQGVEMALITNKPERFVAPLLDQMKIGRYFKWIIGGDTLPKKKPDPAALFFVMKMANIPASQSLFVGDSRSDVLAAKAAGVKCVALSYGYNHGRPIAEESPALVIDDLRKLIPGCLDPAAEITLPDAVQSPPGNAIVVVTRKLWMKVIKALARWRWRA from the coding sequence ATGAGCGGTTTTGAGCAGCTGTTCCCGGGGCGTCTGCCGCGGCTGGTGATGTTCGATCTGGATGGCACGCTGGTCGATTCGGTCCCTGACCTCGCAGCGGCCGTGGATAACATGCTGCTCAAACTCGGGCGTCAACCTGCCGGTATCGGATCGGTGCGGGAGTGGGTTGGCAACGGCGTGCACATGCTGGTGCGCCGGGCGTTGGCCAACCACATCGACGGCGAGGGTGTCGATGAGGTCGAGGCCGAGCATGCCCTGGAATTGTTCAACGGCTTTTATGAGGACGGTCACGAACTGACGGTGGTTTACCCCGGCGTGCGTGACACCCTCAAGTGGCTGAACAAACAAGGCGTCGAAATGGCGCTGATCACCAACAAGCCGGAGCGCTTCGTCGCGCCGCTGCTGGATCAGATGAAGATCGGCCGTTACTTCAAATGGATCATCGGTGGCGACACCTTGCCGAAGAAGAAACCGGACCCGGCCGCGCTGTTTTTCGTGATGAAAATGGCCAACATTCCGGCGTCGCAATCGTTGTTCGTCGGCGACTCGCGCAGCGATGTGCTGGCGGCGAAAGCGGCGGGGGTCAAATGCGTGGCCCTTAGTTATGGCTATAACCACGGTCGGCCGATTGCCGAAGAATCACCGGCGCTGGTGATCGATGATCTGCGCAAACTAATTCCCGGTTGCCTGGATCCGGCCGCTGAGATAACGTTGCCCGACGCTGTTCAATCCCCTCCTGGAAACGCCATCGTGGTGGTCACTCGCAAACTCTGGATGAAAGTCATCAAGGCCCTGGCCCGCTGGCGTTGGCGCGCCTGA
- the trpE gene encoding anthranilate synthase component I, producing MIREEFLRLAAAGYNRIPLACETLADFDTPLSIYLKLADEPNSYLLESVQGGEKWGRYSIIGLPCRTVLRVHDHHVSVTHDGIEIESHDVEDPLAFVEAFKARYNVPTIAGLPRFNGGLVGYFGYDCVRYVEKRLGKCPNPDPLGVPDILLMVSDAVVVFDNLAGKMHAIVLADPSQEDAFEQGQARLQTLLEQLRQPITPRRGLDFSKQQSADPVFRSSFTQNDYEKAVDTIKEYILAGDCMQVVPSQRMSIDFKAAPIDLYRALRCFNPTPYMYFFNFGDFHVVGSSPEVLVRVEDNLITVRPIAGTRPRGANEEADVALEKDLLSDDKEIAEHLMLIDLGRNDTGRVSEIGSVKLTEKMVIERYSNVMHIVSNVTGQLKAGLTAMDALRAILPAGTLSGAPKIRAMEIIDELEPVKRGVYGGAVGYFAWNGNMDTAIAIRTAVIKNGELHVQAGGGIVADSVPALEWEETLNKRRAMFRAVALAEQTPDT from the coding sequence ATGATCCGCGAAGAATTCCTGCGTTTGGCCGCTGCCGGCTACAACCGCATCCCGCTTGCCTGCGAAACCCTGGCCGACTTCGACACGCCGCTGTCGATCTACCTGAAACTGGCCGACGAGCCGAACTCCTATCTGCTGGAGTCGGTGCAGGGCGGCGAGAAATGGGGCCGTTATTCGATTATCGGCCTGCCGTGCCGCACCGTACTGCGAGTTCACGATCATCACGTCAGCGTGACCCACGACGGCATCGAGATCGAAAGCCACGACGTTGAAGACCCACTGGCCTTCGTCGAAGCCTTCAAGGCGCGCTACAACGTGCCGACCATCGCCGGTCTGCCGCGCTTCAACGGCGGCCTGGTGGGCTACTTCGGTTATGACTGCGTGCGCTATGTGGAGAAGCGTCTGGGCAAATGCCCGAACCCGGATCCACTGGGTGTACCGGATATTCTGCTGATGGTGTCCGACGCCGTGGTGGTGTTCGACAACCTCGCCGGCAAGATGCACGCGATTGTCCTGGCCGATCCGTCGCAGGAAGACGCCTTCGAGCAAGGTCAGGCGCGTCTGCAAACGCTGCTGGAACAACTTCGCCAGCCAATCACTCCGCGTCGTGGCCTGGACTTCAGCAAACAGCAATCGGCTGATCCGGTGTTTCGCTCCAGCTTCACCCAGAACGATTACGAAAAAGCCGTCGACACCATCAAGGAGTACATCCTGGCTGGTGACTGCATGCAGGTTGTGCCGTCCCAGCGCATGTCGATCGACTTCAAGGCTGCGCCCATCGATTTGTACCGGGCGCTGCGCTGCTTCAACCCGACGCCTTATATGTACTTCTTCAACTTCGGCGACTTCCACGTCGTTGGCAGTTCGCCGGAAGTCCTGGTGCGGGTCGAAGACAACCTGATCACCGTGCGCCCGATTGCCGGCACCCGTCCGCGAGGGGCCAACGAAGAGGCTGACGTGGCGCTGGAAAAAGACCTGCTGTCGGATGACAAGGAAATCGCCGAGCACTTGATGTTGATCGATCTGGGCCGCAACGACACCGGTCGCGTCTCGGAGATCGGTTCGGTAAAACTCACCGAGAAGATGGTGATCGAGCGTTATTCCAACGTGATGCACATCGTGTCCAACGTTACCGGCCAATTGAAGGCCGGGCTGACGGCGATGGACGCACTGCGGGCGATCCTGCCGGCCGGCACACTGTCTGGCGCGCCGAAGATTCGCGCGATGGAAATCATCGACGAACTGGAACCGGTCAAGCGTGGCGTCTATGGCGGCGCGGTCGGTTACTTCGCCTGGAACGGCAACATGGACACCGCGATTGCGATCCGCACCGCCGTGATCAAGAACGGCGAACTGCACGTACAGGCCGGTGGCGGCATCGTCGCCGACTCGGTGCCGGCGCTGGAATGGGAAGAAACCCTGAACAAGCGTCGCGCCATGTTTCGTGCGGTGGCCCTGGCCGAGCAAACTCCGGATACCTGA
- the estP gene encoding esterase EstP, producing the protein MIRQTLAVPLAGCLLAMACTQAIAAPNPYSNFIVFGDSLNDAGQFTDTGGPPGSTLRFTNRTGPVYQNGSGEVYSANSTQLLGERLGFSPDQTAASTSAARANQGLPDGNNWAAGGYRTDQILTSITSVSATGERTRSGYLPTNNFSADPNALYYISGGGNDFLQGRVQSGAQANAAANRLADSAQVLQTAGARYIVVWLLPDLGLTPAINGTPLQAATSQLSAAFNQQLVTRLAGINAEIIPLNIPLLLQETFADPARFGLAVGQNLTATCFSGNDCTENPVYGINSATPDPSKLIYNDGVHPTETGQKLIADYAYSLLAAPWELTLLPEMAHATLRAHQDELRNQWQSDWENWQAVGQWRAIVAGGGQHLDIDSQSSGASADGSGYNLNIGGSYRLNEAWRVGVAAGFYRQNLEAGSHDSDYKLNSYLATAFAQFQQNRWWADAALTGGKLDYDNLERKFDLGVSEGAEKGDTDGHLWAFSTRLGYDIAQPGSEWHLSPFISADYAKVEVDGYSENSNRSTALTFDDQTRDSKRLGVGLQGKYNFTRQTQVFGEYAHEREYEDDTQKVNVALNSLPSLDFNLQGYTPQSHLNRLTLGVSHKLTADLALRGGYTLRKDDDFTQQGLTVGVALDF; encoded by the coding sequence ATGATCAGACAGACGTTGGCTGTACCGCTTGCCGGCTGCTTGCTCGCTATGGCCTGCACCCAGGCGATCGCGGCGCCCAACCCTTATTCGAATTTCATCGTCTTCGGCGATAGCCTCAACGATGCCGGGCAGTTTACCGACACGGGCGGCCCTCCCGGTTCGACCCTGCGCTTTACCAACCGGACCGGGCCGGTTTACCAGAACGGCAGCGGCGAAGTCTATTCCGCCAACTCGACCCAACTGCTAGGTGAAAGGCTCGGGTTTTCACCGGACCAGACGGCCGCTTCAACCTCGGCGGCGCGTGCGAACCAAGGCCTGCCGGATGGCAATAACTGGGCCGCTGGAGGTTACCGCACCGACCAGATCCTCACCTCGATCACCAGCGTATCCGCCACGGGTGAACGCACGCGTTCGGGCTATCTGCCGACAAACAACTTCAGCGCCGATCCGAATGCGCTGTATTACATTTCCGGAGGTGGTAACGATTTTCTTCAGGGGCGTGTACAAAGTGGTGCTCAGGCAAATGCCGCGGCGAATCGACTGGCCGACAGCGCCCAGGTTTTGCAGACCGCCGGCGCACGGTACATCGTGGTATGGCTGCTGCCCGACCTGGGTTTGACGCCCGCCATCAATGGCACCCCCCTGCAGGCGGCTACCTCACAACTGAGCGCCGCCTTCAACCAGCAGTTGGTCACCCGACTCGCCGGGATCAATGCCGAAATCATCCCGTTGAACATTCCATTGCTGTTGCAGGAAACCTTCGCCGACCCAGCGCGCTTCGGCCTTGCCGTCGGCCAGAATCTGACGGCTACCTGCTTCAGCGGCAACGATTGCACGGAAAACCCCGTGTACGGCATCAACAGTGCCACCCCGGATCCGAGCAAGCTGATCTACAACGATGGGGTGCACCCGACCGAAACCGGGCAAAAACTGATAGCCGATTACGCCTATTCCTTGCTGGCAGCACCCTGGGAGCTGACGCTGCTACCAGAAATGGCCCACGCCACCTTACGCGCGCACCAGGACGAACTGCGTAACCAGTGGCAATCCGACTGGGAGAACTGGCAGGCCGTCGGCCAATGGCGCGCGATTGTCGCCGGCGGTGGTCAGCATTTGGATATCGATAGCCAAAGCAGCGGCGCCAGCGCCGACGGCAGCGGCTACAACCTGAATATTGGCGGTAGCTACCGTCTCAATGAAGCCTGGCGCGTCGGTGTGGCTGCAGGCTTCTATCGCCAGAACCTGGAAGCAGGTAGTCACGATTCGGACTACAAACTCAATAGCTATCTGGCGACCGCCTTCGCTCAGTTCCAGCAGAATCGCTGGTGGGCCGATGCCGCGTTGACCGGTGGCAAGCTGGATTACGACAATCTAGAGCGCAAATTCGACCTCGGTGTCAGCGAAGGCGCGGAAAAGGGTGATACCGACGGCCATCTCTGGGCCTTCAGTACTCGCCTTGGCTATGACATTGCCCAACCGGGCAGCGAATGGCACCTGTCACCGTTCATCAGCGCCGATTACGCCAAAGTGGAAGTCGACGGCTACTCGGAAAACAGCAACCGCTCCACGGCGCTGACCTTTGATGATCAGACCCGAGACTCGAAACGCCTGGGTGTCGGTTTGCAAGGCAAATACAACTTCACCCGTCAGACCCAGGTGTTTGGCGAATATGCCCACGAGCGTGAATACGAGGACGACACCCAGAAAGTGAATGTTGCCCTCAACAGCCTGCCGTCCCTCGACTTCAATCTTCAGGGCTACACACCGCAAAGCCATCTCAACCGCTTAACCCTGGGGGTCAGCCACAAATTGACCGCCGACCTGGCGCTGCGTGGCGGCTATACCTTGCGCAAGGATGATGACTTTACCCAGCAAGGTTTGACCGTTGGGGTTGCGCTGGACTTCTAA
- a CDS encoding aminodeoxychorismate/anthranilate synthase component II, giving the protein MLLMIDNYDSFTYNVVQYLGELGSQVKVVRNDELTIAEIEALNPERIVVSPGPCTPNEAGVSIDVIKHFGGKLPILGVCLGHQSIGQAFGGDVVRARQVMHGKTSPVFHEDKGVFEGLNRPLTVTRYHSLIVKRETLPDCLELTAWTQLEDGSVDEIMGLRHKTLNIEGVQFHPESILTEQGHELFANFLKQTGGTR; this is encoded by the coding sequence ATGTTGCTGATGATCGATAACTACGACTCTTTTACTTACAACGTTGTGCAATACCTCGGTGAGCTCGGCTCCCAGGTCAAAGTCGTGCGCAACGATGAACTCACCATTGCCGAAATCGAAGCCCTCAACCCTGAGCGGATCGTCGTTTCACCCGGCCCTTGCACGCCGAACGAAGCAGGCGTGTCGATTGATGTGATCAAACATTTTGGCGGTAAATTGCCGATTCTCGGTGTTTGCCTGGGTCACCAGTCCATCGGCCAAGCCTTTGGCGGCGATGTGGTCCGTGCCCGTCAAGTCATGCACGGTAAGACTAGCCCGGTATTCCACGAGGACAAGGGGGTATTCGAAGGCCTGAATCGCCCGCTGACGGTCACCCGCTACCACTCGCTGATCGTCAAGCGTGAAACCCTGCCCGATTGCCTGGAGCTGACCGCCTGGACCCAGCTCGAAGACGGCTCGGTCGACGAGATTATGGGCTTGCGCCACAAGACGCTGAACATCGAGGGTGTGCAATTCCACCCTGAGTCTATCCTCACCGAACAGGGCCATGAGCTGTTCGCCAACTTCCTCAAACAAACCGGCGGCACGCGCTAA
- the trpD gene encoding anthranilate phosphoribosyltransferase, which yields MDIKTALSRIVGHLDLSTDEMRDVMREIMTGQCTDAQIGAFMMAMRMKSESIDEIVGAVTAMRELADKVELNTLDGVVDVVGTGGDGANIFNVSTASSFVVAAAGCTVAKHGNRAVSGKSGSADLLEAAGIYLNLTPVQVARCIDNVGIGFMFAQTHHSAMKHAAGPRRELGLRTLFNMLGPLTNPAGVKHQVVGVFSQALCRPLAEVLQRLGSKHVLVVHSKDGLDEFSLAAPTFVAELKNDQITEYWVEPEDLGMKSQSLHGLAVESPAASLELIRDALGKRKTENGQKAAEMIVLNAGAALYAADHASSLKEGVALAHDALHTGLAREKLEELGAFTAVFKVENEG from the coding sequence ATGGATATCAAGACAGCCCTGAGCCGTATCGTCGGCCACCTCGACCTCAGTACCGATGAGATGCGCGATGTCATGCGCGAAATCATGACCGGGCAATGCACGGATGCGCAGATCGGCGCGTTCATGATGGCCATGCGCATGAAGAGCGAAAGCATCGATGAGATCGTCGGCGCCGTGACGGCGATGCGCGAATTGGCGGACAAAGTTGAACTCAATACCCTCGACGGCGTGGTCGATGTGGTCGGCACCGGCGGCGACGGTGCGAACATTTTCAACGTCTCCACGGCTTCCTCGTTCGTAGTCGCCGCAGCCGGTTGCACCGTAGCCAAGCACGGTAACCGTGCAGTGTCGGGCAAAAGCGGCAGCGCCGATTTGCTGGAAGCCGCGGGTATCTACCTGAACCTGACCCCGGTTCAGGTAGCGCGTTGCATCGACAACGTCGGTATCGGTTTCATGTTTGCCCAGACCCACCATAGCGCGATGAAGCACGCCGCCGGCCCGCGCCGCGAGCTGGGCTTGCGCACACTGTTCAACATGCTCGGCCCGCTTACGAATCCGGCCGGTGTGAAACATCAGGTGGTGGGTGTGTTCAGTCAGGCGTTGTGCCGGCCATTGGCCGAAGTTCTGCAGCGTCTGGGTAGCAAACACGTGCTGGTGGTGCATTCGAAGGATGGCCTGGACGAGTTCAGTCTGGCGGCACCGACCTTTGTGGCGGAATTGAAGAATGACCAGATCACCGAGTATTGGGTCGAACCCGAAGATCTGGGCATGAAGAGCCAGAGTCTGCACGGTCTGGCGGTGGAAAGCCCGGCAGCTTCCCTTGAGCTGATTCGCGATGCCTTGGGCAAGCGCAAGACCGAGAACGGTCAGAAAGCCGCCGAGATGATCGTGCTCAATGCCGGCGCCGCGCTGTACGCCGCCGACCATGCCAGCAGTTTGAAAGAAGGCGTTGCCCTGGCGCACGATGCGCTGCACACAGGCCTCGCTCGGGAAAAACTTGAGGAGTTGGGTGCATTTACCGCGGTATTCAAAGTGGAGAATGAGGGATGA
- the trpC gene encoding indole-3-glycerol phosphate synthase TrpC, with the protein MSVPTVLEKILARKVQEVAERSARVSLAELENLAKAADAPRGFAKALIDQAKKKQPAVIAEIKKASPSKGVIRENFVPADIARSYEKGGATCLSVLTDIDYFQGADAYLQQARAACKLPVIRKDFMIDPYQIVESRALGADCVLLIVSALDDVKMAELAAVAKSVGLDVLVEVHDGDELERALKTLDTPLVGVNNRNLHTFDVNLETTLDLLPRIPRDRLVITESGILNRADVELMEISDVYAFLVGEAFMRAESPGAELQRLFFPERGVPVSGSTLD; encoded by the coding sequence ATGAGTGTACCGACGGTTCTGGAAAAAATTCTGGCCCGCAAAGTCCAGGAAGTCGCCGAGCGTAGCGCTCGTGTGAGCCTGGCAGAGCTGGAAAACCTGGCCAAGGCGGCCGATGCACCCCGTGGTTTCGCCAAGGCATTGATCGATCAGGCCAAGAAGAAACAGCCGGCGGTGATTGCTGAAATCAAGAAAGCTTCGCCAAGCAAGGGCGTGATTCGCGAGAACTTCGTGCCTGCGGACATTGCGAGGAGTTACGAAAAGGGCGGGGCGACTTGCCTGTCGGTGCTCACCGACATCGATTACTTCCAGGGTGCCGATGCGTATCTGCAACAGGCCCGGGCGGCGTGCAAGTTGCCGGTGATCCGCAAGGACTTCATGATCGATCCTTACCAGATCGTTGAATCCCGTGCCCTGGGCGCTGACTGCGTGCTGTTGATCGTCTCCGCACTGGACGACGTGAAAATGGCCGAGCTGGCGGCCGTGGCCAAAAGCGTCGGTCTCGATGTCCTAGTGGAAGTCCACGACGGCGACGAGCTGGAGCGGGCCTTGAAAACCCTCGACACGCCGCTGGTGGGCGTGAACAACCGCAACCTGCACACCTTCGACGTCAATCTGGAAACCACCCTCGACCTGTTGCCGCGTATCCCGCGCGATCGTCTGGTGATTACTGAAAGTGGCATTCTTAACCGGGCCGATGTCGAGCTGATGGAAATCAGCGACGTGTACGCATTCCTGGTCGGCGAGGCATTTATGCGCGCCGAAAGCCCGGGTGCCGAGCTGCAGCGCCTGTTCTTTCCCGAGCGTGGCGTTCCAGTGAGCGGTTCGACGCTCGACTGA
- a CDS encoding lipoate--protein ligase family protein, with translation MPQPISLTIEAGLLAEQDLLTSVCAGDSEFALLFWQPSDRALVMPRRLNRLSGFEAACEVSAAAGWPVLLRETGGEPVPQSASTLNIALVYAPPRSEGDLNRIESGYRRLCDPICQLLDELGGTSSLGEIDGAFCDGRFNVNLDGRKMVGTAQRWRQSQGGQRPVGLVHGAMLLDNERESMVAAVNRFNEACGLEQRVRADSHIGLHEKFTAPDALTRLDGFYRQMLAQMFAA, from the coding sequence ATGCCCCAGCCAATTTCGCTGACCATCGAAGCCGGCCTGCTCGCCGAGCAGGATCTGCTGACCTCAGTCTGCGCTGGCGATTCAGAGTTCGCTCTGTTGTTCTGGCAACCCAGTGATCGGGCATTGGTCATGCCGCGCCGCTTGAATCGCTTGTCGGGTTTCGAAGCGGCGTGCGAGGTATCAGCGGCGGCGGGTTGGCCGGTATTATTGCGTGAAACCGGTGGTGAGCCGGTGCCGCAATCGGCATCCACCCTCAATATCGCGCTGGTCTATGCGCCACCGCGCAGCGAAGGTGACCTAAACCGTATCGAATCCGGTTACCGGCGTTTGTGCGATCCGATCTGTCAGTTGCTGGATGAGCTGGGCGGCACTTCGTCGCTTGGCGAAATCGACGGTGCGTTTTGCGATGGCCGCTTTAACGTCAATCTGGATGGGCGCAAGATGGTCGGCACTGCTCAGCGCTGGCGCCAGAGTCAGGGCGGTCAGCGTCCAGTGGGACTGGTGCATGGTGCAATGCTGCTGGATAACGAGCGCGAATCGATGGTCGCTGCGGTCAATCGCTTCAATGAAGCTTGCGGCCTGGAGCAACGGGTGCGTGCCGATAGCCACATCGGCCTGCATGAGAAGTTCACGGCGCCAGACGCGCTGACACGTCTCGACGGATTCTACCGGCAAATGCTGGCGCAGATGTTCGCCGCCTGA
- the crp gene encoding cAMP-activated global transcriptional regulator CRP, with amino-acid sequence MVAITPTPKIKNLDKLLMHCQRRRYAAKSNIICAGDRSDTLFFIIRGSVTILIEDDDGREMIIAYLNSGDFFGELGLFEQAGLEQERSAWVRAKVECEVAEISYAKFRELSQQDPDILYVLSGQIAQRLRNTTRKVGDLAFFDVTGRVARCLLELCKQPDAMTHPDGMQIKVTRQEIGRIVGCSREMVGRVLKDLEERNLVDVKGKTMVVFGTR; translated from the coding sequence ATGGTTGCTATTACCCCCACACCTAAAATCAAGAACCTCGACAAACTGTTGATGCACTGCCAGCGCCGTCGCTATGCCGCCAAGAGCAACATCATTTGTGCCGGTGACCGCTCGGACACACTGTTTTTCATCATCAGAGGTTCGGTGACCATCCTGATTGAGGATGACGACGGCCGGGAAATGATCATCGCCTACCTCAACTCCGGGGATTTTTTCGGCGAACTGGGTCTGTTTGAGCAAGCCGGGCTGGAACAGGAGCGCAGCGCCTGGGTGCGCGCCAAAGTCGAATGCGAAGTCGCGGAAATCAGCTACGCGAAATTCCGCGAACTGTCCCAACAGGATCCAGACATTCTTTACGTGCTTAGCGGACAAATCGCACAACGCCTGCGCAATACCACGCGCAAGGTCGGCGATCTGGCATTCTTTGACGTGACCGGTCGCGTGGCGCGCTGCCTGCTGGAGCTGTGCAAGCAACCTGACGCCATGACCCACCCGGACGGCATGCAGATCAAGGTGACCCGTCAGGAAATCGGCCGGATTGTCGGTTGTTCCCGTGAGATGGTCGGCCGCGTGCTCAAGGATCTGGAAGAGCGCAACCTGGTCGACGTCAAAGGCAAGACCATGGTGGTCTTCGGTACGCGCTAG
- a CDS encoding OsmC family protein has product MKARIQWAGEAMFLGESGSGHVVVMDGPPEAGGRNLGVRPMEMLLLGVGGCSNFDVVSILKKSRQAVESCEAFLEAERATEDPKVFTKIHMHFVVKGRGLKEAQVKRAIELSAEKYCSASIMLGAAGVAITHDYEIIELG; this is encoded by the coding sequence ATGAAGGCACGCATCCAATGGGCTGGCGAAGCCATGTTCCTCGGCGAATCCGGCAGCGGTCATGTCGTGGTCATGGACGGTCCGCCCGAAGCCGGCGGTCGTAACCTGGGTGTCCGGCCGATGGAAATGCTTCTGCTGGGTGTTGGCGGTTGCAGCAATTTTGATGTGGTCAGCATCCTCAAGAAGTCCCGTCAGGCCGTCGAAAGCTGCGAAGCCTTTCTCGAAGCCGAGCGTGCGACCGAAGATCCGAAGGTTTTCACCAAGATCCACATGCACTTCGTGGTCAAGGGCCGCGGGCTGAAAGAAGCCCAGGTCAAGCGCGCCATCGAGCTGTCGGCCGAGAAGTATTGCTCTGCCTCGATCATGCTCGGCGCGGCTGGCGTGGCGATTACCCACGACTACGAAATCATCGAACTCGGTTGA